The segment CCTTTTTCTTGCGGGCCTGATTTTGCTTGTAGTGTTTGCTGACAATACCGATTCTTGCGATAAGTTCGGCGACGGTATCACTCGGTACGGCGCCGGTGCCAATCCAGTACTCGATTCTTTCCTTGTTCAGGACAAGCTGCTTTGCCGCGTCCTTTTCAATCGGGTCATAGTGGCCGAGCTTTTCGATGATTCTGCCATCTCGCGGGTTTCGCGATTCGATGGCGTTGAGGCGGAAGAACGGCTTGTGCCTTCGCCCCATTCTCATAAGTCTTAATTTTACTGCCATAACTTTTCCTTTCTGTATATAATTAATATTCCTCCCGACACATTGTCAGGAAGAAACAGGTTTACAATTTAATGCATAACCGTTAATAAAAATCGCAAACAACGCCGAATCTATCCCGGCATCGTGCGATATTTTTTTCACCTGCTCATCTGTAAGCGAAACAGCGTTTTTTATTTCATCAGCCGTCATTATCGCAACGGCTTTCCGCAATTGCTCAACTTCGTCTTTCGACGGGCTTACGAGCATCGCTAACTCAGCGGAGCCTTTGTTATCAGCAAAAAAACCTCTGAACTGTTTTCCGAAACTGTCGTCTGTCTTTAAGGCGACTTTTTCAAGAAACTGCTGCAGAGATAATTTAGCCACAGAGCTCACAGAGAACACAGAGAAATAAAAATTAAAATTCTAAACAAATCCAAAGTACCAAAATTACAATAACCAAAACTTGTAATCACTGAATTTATTTCGTATTTCTCTGTCTCGCTCATTCTATCGGTATTTTATTTTACCTTTTCTTACGATTTTCTGTTTACGCCTTGAGCGCTGTTTAATTTTGCGTCCCTGGCTCATCATACTTCCGATGGTGTCCATGCCCCCGCCGCTCAAAAGGGTTTTAAATCCACCTAAAGCACCTCCCGAAAGAGCCTTAAGCATGTCCCTGCTGCGCTCGAAAGTCTTTATCATACCTGAAACATCGTGCTGGTCTGTCCCTGAACCTGCGGCAATGCGCCTCCTGCGCGAGGGGTTGATTATATCGGGTTTTTTTCTTTCCTCAAGTGTCATTGAGTGAATTATTGCTTCTATTTTTACCATTTCTTTGTCATCGATGTCCATACCGGCCATTTTACTGCCCATTCCCGGCAGCATTTTGAGCATATCAGCCATCCCGCCCATTTTCCGGACAGATTGCATCTGTTTTAGGAAGTCGTCGAAGCCAAAGGTGCCTTTTGCCATTTTTTGCTGCATTTTCGCGGATTCTTCGGCGTCAAACTGCTCCTGAGCGCGTTCGACAAGGGTAACAACATCGCCCATTCCGAGGATTCTGCCAGCCATACGGTCGGGGTGAAATTCTTCGAGCTTGTCTAATTTTTCGCCGACACCAATAAATTTAATTGGTTTGCCGGTAACGGCTTTTACGCTTAAAGCGGCTCCGCCTCTGGCGTCGCCATCGAGTTTTGTGAGGATTACGCCGTCAAGTTCGAGTCTTTCGTTGAATTCCTTTGCGCTGTTGACGGCATCCTGACCTGTCATCGCGTCGCAAACCAGATAAATCTGATGCGGACTTGTTGCCTTTGCGACGTCGGCGACCTCGGTCATCATATCTTCATCGATATGTAATCTGCCGGCGGTATCAAGAATAACAACGTCATAACCATTGCTTTTAGCGTGAGTTAAGGCGTTTTTGGCAACTTTTACAGCATCTTTAGAGCCCTGCTCGCTGTAAACATCGATGTTTAACTGCTGGCCGAGGGTTATAAGCTGGTCGATAGCTGCCGGTCTTTGAAGGTCATCGGCAACGAGGAGGGTTTTTTTGCCTTTTGAGGTAATATATTTTCCAAGTTTGCCTGCCGTTGTGGTTTTTCCACTGCCCTGTAAGCCGGCAAGGAGAACAACCGTAGGGCCTGGCGAAACAAAATAAATCTTCGAGTCTTCCAGCCCCATAAGTT is part of the Phycisphaerae bacterium genome and harbors:
- the rpsP gene encoding 30S ribosomal protein S16 — translated: MAVKLRLMRMGRRHKPFFRLNAIESRNPRDGRIIEKLGHYDPIEKDAAKQLVLNKERIEYWIGTGAVPSDTVAELIARIGIVSKHYKQNQARKKKARQIAKKKGLLYDNTQRTQAKKIAEKAEAEAKAKADAEAKAKADADAKAKADAATEPEAS
- the ffh gene encoding signal recognition particle protein, with protein sequence MFDSLTEKLNNVFRTITNRGRITEANISDAMNDVRKALLEADVNYHIAKQFCRDVRQAAIGAEVLKSLHPGQVFVKIVNDELTKLMGLEDSKIYFVSPGPTVVLLAGLQGSGKTTTAGKLGKYITSKGKKTLLVADDLQRPAAIDQLITLGQQLNIDVYSEQGSKDAVKVAKNALTHAKSNGYDVVILDTAGRLHIDEDMMTEVADVAKATSPHQIYLVCDAMTGQDAVNSAKEFNERLELDGVILTKLDGDARGGAALSVKAVTGKPIKFIGVGEKLDKLEEFHPDRMAGRILGMGDVVTLVERAQEQFDAEESAKMQQKMAKGTFGFDDFLKQMQSVRKMGGMADMLKMLPGMGSKMAGMDIDDKEMVKIEAIIHSMTLEERKKPDIINPSRRRRIAAGSGTDQHDVSGMIKTFERSRDMLKALSGGALGGFKTLLSGGGMDTIGSMMSQGRKIKQRSRRKQKIVRKGKIKYR